From Mucilaginibacter inviolabilis, a single genomic window includes:
- a CDS encoding fatty acid desaturase, with the protein MIKKTDFVYSQESEPHRIRTKKILKQFPELRKLIGKNPKTIWAIIGLVAFQVVLAWFVRDQSWWIIFGAAYLLGAFADHALFVMIHECTHQLLFKNRNANRWASMFANLPQILPSAISFEKYHIKHHSFQGVHELDADLPNKWEAKLISNSFFGKAMWLLFFPVFQLFRLSRLREIHPFDGWILTNFVLQVIFTTAIWYFMGWPAVAFLLLSFSFSIGLHPLGARWIQEHYLTHTEEQETYSYYGNFNVVAFNVGFHNEHHDFPSIPWNKLPEIKKTAPEYYDTLHYHTSWTKLFFRFLFDREISLFNRILRKERGKVALTDVSKPDIDITRAESTKPKLEPSQV; encoded by the coding sequence ATGATTAAGAAAACTGATTTTGTTTATTCCCAGGAGTCTGAACCTCATCGTATCCGCACAAAAAAGATCTTAAAGCAATTTCCAGAATTACGTAAGCTGATTGGCAAAAACCCAAAAACCATATGGGCTATCATTGGCCTGGTGGCGTTCCAGGTGGTTTTAGCCTGGTTTGTTCGTGACCAATCCTGGTGGATTATTTTCGGAGCGGCTTATTTATTAGGCGCCTTTGCCGATCATGCATTGTTTGTGATGATACATGAATGCACCCACCAACTGTTATTTAAAAATCGTAATGCCAACCGCTGGGCTTCTATGTTTGCCAATTTACCGCAGATATTACCAAGCGCTATATCCTTCGAAAAATATCACATCAAACACCATTCATTCCAGGGTGTACATGAACTTGATGCCGATTTACCTAATAAATGGGAGGCAAAACTGATCAGCAATTCTTTCTTTGGCAAAGCTATGTGGCTGTTGTTCTTCCCGGTTTTTCAACTTTTCCGTTTATCAAGGTTAAGAGAAATACACCCTTTTGATGGCTGGATACTGACCAACTTTGTATTACAGGTGATATTTACTACCGCCATATGGTACTTTATGGGCTGGCCTGCAGTTGCCTTTTTATTGTTAAGCTTTTCCTTTTCTATTGGCTTACACCCACTGGGTGCTCGTTGGATACAGGAACATTACCTTACCCACACCGAAGAGCAGGAAACCTATAGCTATTACGGTAATTTTAATGTGGTAGCTTTCAACGTGGGTTTCCATAATGAGCACCATGACTTTCCGTCAATCCCCTGGAATAAATTACCAGAGATCAAAAAAACAGCTCCTGAGTATTATGATACCTTACATTATCATACTTCGTGGACAAAATTATTTTTCCGTTTCCTTTTTGATCGTGAAATATCCCTGTTTAACCGCATCCTGCGTAAAGAGCGTGGCAAAGTTGCGTTAACTGATGTATCAAAACCGGATATAGATATAACCCGGGCCGAAAGTACAAAACCTAAGCTTGAACCAAGCCAGGTATAA
- a CDS encoding sterol desaturase family protein, protein MAELRSFFSHHEDLTQVILYAGIITSLWFAEVIVSSEGALTKWKHSTVNALFIFTALPIQLLLTTFVILISKWTIAHHWGLINFIPYHNNPWVYYTSLFVLLDLCEYIYHVTMHKVEALWRFHLVHHSDLSVDVSTTTREHPFETGIRTCFLMLWVFICGPAIGVLILRQTFQSFSNIIAHTQFRLPEKVNRIVGLVFITPNLHHVHHHYQLPYTDCNYGDVLSIWDRLFGTFGKLSKEETVFGIDTHMDEKLNGSFAGAVKMPFQKFERKPQQLD, encoded by the coding sequence ATGGCTGAATTGCGTTCCTTTTTCTCACATCACGAAGATTTAACCCAGGTAATTTTATACGCAGGCATTATTACCAGTTTATGGTTTGCCGAAGTTATAGTTTCATCAGAAGGCGCCCTGACCAAGTGGAAACACTCTACTGTAAATGCCTTATTTATTTTTACAGCGTTACCTATACAACTGTTATTAACCACCTTTGTTATCCTGATATCCAAATGGACCATCGCTCATCATTGGGGGTTGATTAATTTTATTCCATACCATAATAATCCTTGGGTATATTACACCAGCTTGTTTGTACTACTTGATCTGTGCGAGTACATTTATCATGTTACCATGCATAAGGTGGAGGCTTTATGGAGATTTCACCTCGTACATCACAGCGACCTGAGTGTTGATGTATCCACCACCACCCGCGAACACCCTTTTGAAACCGGCATACGTACTTGTTTCCTGATGCTTTGGGTATTTATTTGCGGCCCTGCTATCGGTGTTTTAATTTTACGTCAAACGTTTCAATCGTTCTCCAATATCATCGCGCATACGCAGTTCAGACTGCCCGAAAAGGTTAATCGTATTGTAGGTCTGGTGTTTATTACCCCCAACCTGCACCATGTGCACCACCACTACCAGTTACCTTATACCGATTGTAATTACGGCGACGTATTAAGCATCTGGGACAGGCTATTTGGCACTTTTGGCAAATTAAGCAAAGAGGAAACTGTGTTTGGTATTGACACCCATATGGACGAGAAATTAAACGGAAGTTTTGCGGGCGCAGTGAAAATGCCGTTCCAAAAATTTGAACGGAAACCTCAGCAACTGGATTAA
- a CDS encoding putative Ig domain-containing protein encodes MRKLLLLALLALGFLSVRAQDVSLTKGWKLAIGDSAQWASPTYNDQHWQAVNVAQSWEQEGHPGYDGFGWYRNHVVIPSSLKQNAFLKDSLRINLGSVDDNDEVFLNGKLIGRFGGKTGDIKTGSFYGPRTYTIAANNPAILWDKENVLAVRIFDTGGDGGIYGTNFSIGMADVMDHVTVNTEADFNYGERNSLSKSIKLITTNHYDYKGKLAFKVTDPETNAVLYEKTNDAAFSAGRPFTYSFEIARLEKKSYTIVYTFTDEKSGKEISHTETTPYLLTPYPSAKPKINGAEVFGARPGHPFLYLIPATGQKPLIYKVQGLPDGLKLDAATGIITGVVTQQGTYPVTFTVSNRLGSKTKAFTIIIGDKIGLTPALGWNSWNAWGLSVDDKKVRISAKAMVDRLSAHGWAYINIDDGWEAEQRQADGKIAANSKFPDMKALSDYVHSLGLRMGIYSSPGPRTCGGFLGSWQHEDQDAQTYGDWGIDYLKYDWCSYSEVTPANPDLPALKKPYQVMRSSLDKINRDIMYSLCQYGWGDVWQWGAEVGGNSWRTTGDIQDTWRSLSSIGFNQDKAAPFSQPGHFNDPDMLVVGKVGWGPSLHNTRLTYDEQYTHISLWSLLSSPLLIGCDMGHLDRFTLNLLTNDEVLAIDQDALGKGASQYIKKEGYQIWVKELKDGGKAIGLFNLSDKYQTISLDKNDPALKGYTKFRDVWQQRYVITTGKDFSAKVAPHGVMLIRVEK; translated from the coding sequence ATGAGAAAATTACTTTTACTTGCTTTGCTTGCCCTGGGCTTTTTAAGCGTCCGTGCGCAGGATGTATCCTTAACTAAGGGATGGAAACTGGCCATTGGCGATTCGGCACAATGGGCCTCACCAACTTATAACGATCAGCATTGGCAGGCCGTTAATGTGGCCCAAAGCTGGGAGCAGGAAGGGCATCCCGGTTACGACGGCTTTGGCTGGTACCGTAACCATGTGGTTATCCCTTCGTCATTAAAACAAAATGCGTTTTTGAAAGATAGCCTGCGCATTAACCTGGGCAGTGTTGATGATAATGATGAGGTTTTCCTTAACGGCAAATTGATTGGCCGGTTCGGCGGCAAAACCGGTGATATTAAAACAGGTAGCTTTTATGGTCCGCGTACGTATACCATCGCGGCAAATAACCCGGCTATTTTGTGGGATAAAGAGAATGTTTTAGCCGTACGTATTTTTGATACTGGCGGCGACGGCGGCATCTACGGCACCAACTTTAGCATAGGTATGGCCGATGTGATGGATCATGTAACCGTAAACACCGAAGCCGATTTTAATTATGGCGAACGCAATAGCCTGAGTAAATCCATCAAACTGATCACCACTAATCATTATGATTATAAAGGTAAACTGGCTTTTAAAGTTACCGACCCGGAAACCAACGCGGTTTTATACGAAAAAACAAATGATGCGGCTTTTTCGGCTGGCAGGCCCTTTACCTATTCATTTGAAATAGCCCGGCTGGAGAAAAAATCATACACTATTGTTTACACCTTTACCGACGAAAAATCGGGTAAAGAAATAAGTCATACAGAAACTACACCCTATCTGCTTACTCCATATCCATCGGCCAAACCCAAAATAAACGGCGCCGAAGTTTTTGGTGCGCGTCCGGGTCACCCTTTCTTATACCTCATACCGGCAACCGGTCAAAAACCTTTAATTTATAAAGTGCAGGGTTTACCTGATGGCTTAAAGCTGGATGCGGCTACCGGTATTATTACGGGCGTAGTAACCCAGCAAGGTACTTATCCCGTGACTTTTACAGTGAGCAACAGGCTGGGTAGCAAAACCAAGGCCTTCACTATTATTATTGGCGATAAAATTGGTTTAACACCGGCTCTGGGCTGGAACAGCTGGAACGCCTGGGGTTTAAGTGTGGATGATAAAAAGGTACGTATATCAGCAAAAGCGATGGTAGATAGGTTGAGCGCGCATGGATGGGCCTATATTAATATTGATGATGGATGGGAAGCCGAACAGCGCCAGGCTGATGGTAAAATAGCCGCCAACAGTAAATTTCCGGATATGAAAGCACTCAGCGATTATGTGCATAGCCTGGGCCTGCGCATGGGGATCTATTCATCGCCAGGGCCGCGTACTTGTGGTGGTTTCCTGGGTAGCTGGCAGCATGAAGACCAGGACGCTCAGACTTATGGCGACTGGGGCATTGATTACCTGAAATATGACTGGTGTTCGTATTCTGAGGTTACCCCGGCTAATCCCGATCTGCCGGCGCTGAAAAAACCTTACCAGGTAATGCGTAGCTCTTTAGATAAAATAAACCGCGATATTATGTACAGCCTTTGCCAATATGGTTGGGGCGATGTATGGCAATGGGGCGCCGAAGTAGGGGGCAATAGCTGGCGTACAACCGGCGACATTCAGGATACCTGGCGCAGTTTATCGTCTATAGGTTTTAACCAGGATAAGGCAGCGCCGTTTTCGCAGCCCGGTCATTTTAACGATCCGGACATGCTGGTAGTTGGCAAAGTAGGCTGGGGGCCTAGCCTGCATAATACCCGCCTTACCTATGATGAGCAATACACCCACATCAGCTTGTGGAGCTTGCTATCATCACCATTATTAATTGGTTGCGATATGGGGCATCTGGACAGGTTTACGCTTAACTTGCTCACTAATGATGAAGTACTGGCCATTGATCAGGATGCATTAGGTAAGGGCGCAAGTCAATACATCAAAAAGGAGGGTTACCAGATTTGGGTAAAGGAGCTTAAGGATGGCGGGAAAGCCATTGGTCTGTTCAACCTGTCGGACAAGTACCAAACCATCAGCCTGGATAAAAATGACCCTGCTTTAAAAGGCTACACCAAATTCAGGGATGTATGGCAGCAAAGGTATGTGATCACCACCGGTAAAGATTTCAGCGCCAAAGTAGCGCCGCATGGCGTTATGCTGATCAGGGTAGAGAAATAA
- a CDS encoding EamA family transporter codes for MWWIYALFSALFAALTAIFAKIGIKGVDTDLATAIRTVVILILAWGIVLFKGSNQGISSLTKVNWTFLVLSGCATGLSWICYFKALQLGKVSQVAPVDKLSVAIAIVLSVIFLGEPLTWKTASGALLIIGGTLVLIF; via the coding sequence ATGTGGTGGATATATGCTTTATTTTCGGCCTTGTTTGCGGCACTTACGGCCATATTTGCCAAAATAGGTATTAAAGGGGTTGATACCGACCTGGCAACCGCCATACGTACCGTAGTGATACTGATACTGGCCTGGGGTATTGTGCTATTTAAAGGGAGTAACCAGGGCATCAGTAGTTTAACTAAAGTTAACTGGACATTCCTGGTGCTTTCGGGTTGTGCAACCGGACTTTCATGGATCTGTTATTTTAAGGCGCTGCAATTAGGTAAGGTATCGCAGGTGGCGCCGGTTGATAAACTGAGTGTGGCTATTGCCATTGTGCTATCGGTGATTTTTTTAGGTGAACCGCTTACCTGGAAAACTGCATCAGGTGCTTTGCTCATCATCGGAGGTACTTTAGTGCTTATTTTTTAG